A single Capricornis sumatraensis isolate serow.1 chromosome 20, serow.2, whole genome shotgun sequence DNA region contains:
- the AKTIP gene encoding AKT-interacting protein isoform X2, whose product MNPFWSMSTSSVRKRSDGEEKTLTGDVKTSPPRTAPKKQLPSIPKNALPITKPTSPAPATQSTNGTHASYGPFYLEYSLLAEFTLVVKQKLPGVYVQPSYRSALMWFGVIFIRHGLYQDGVFKFTVYIPDNYPDGDCPRLVFDIPVFHPLVDPTSGELDVKRAFAKWRRNHNHIWQVLMYARRVFYKIDTASPLNPEAAVLYEKDIQLFKSKVVDSVKVCTARLFDQPKIEDPYAISFSPWNPSVHDEAREKMLTQKKPEEQHNKSVHVAGLSWVKPGSVQPFSKEEKTVAT is encoded by the exons ATGAACCCTTTCTGGAGCATGTCTACAAGCTCTGTACGCAAA CGGTCTGATGGTGAAGAGAAGACATTAACAGGGGATGTGAAAACCAGTCCTCCACGCACTGCTCCAAAGAAACAGCTGCCTTCTATTCCCAAAAATGCTTTGCCCATAACTAAGCCTACATCTCCTGCCCCAGCAACACAGTCAACAAATGGCACACATGCTTCCTACGGACCTTTCTACCTGGAATACTCCCTTCTTGCAGAATT TACCTTGGTTGTGAAGCAGAAGTTACCAGGTGTCTATGTGCAGCCGTCTTATCGATCTGCATTAA TGTGGTTTGGCGTAATATTCATACGGCATGGACTTTATCAAGATGGCGTATTTAAGTTTACAGTTTACATCCCTGATAACTacccagatggtgactgtcca CGTTTGGTGTTTGATATTCCTGTCTTTCACCCGCTAGTGGATCCCACCTCAGGTGAACTGGATGTGAAGAGAGCGTTTGCAAAATGGAG GCGGAACCATAATCACATTTGGCAAGTACTGATGTACGCAAGGCGAGTCTTCTACAAGATTGATACAGCAAGCCCCCTAAACCCAGAGGCTGCAGTACT GTACGAGAAAGatattcagctttttaaaagtaaagtggTTGACAGCGTTAAGGTGTGCACTGCTCGCTTGTTTGACCAACCTAAAATAGAAGACCCCTATGCAATTAG CTTTTCTCCATGGAATCCTTCTGTCCATGATGAAGCCAGAGAGAAGATGCTGACTCAGAAA AAGCCTGAAGAACAGCACAATAAAAGTGTTCATGTTGCTGGCCTGTCATGGGTAAAGCCTGGCTCAGTACAACCTTTcagtaaagaagagaaaacagtaGCGACCTAA
- the AKTIP gene encoding AKT-interacting protein isoform X1 translates to MNPFWSMSTSSVRKRSDGEEKTLTGDVKTSPPRTAPKKQLPSIPKNALPITKPTSPAPATQSTNGTHASYGPFYLEYSLLAEFTLVVKQKLPGVYVQPSYRSALMWFGVIFIRHGLYQDGVFKFTVYIPDNYPDGDCPRLVFDIPVFHPLVDPTSGELDVKRAFAKWRRNHNHIWQVLMYARRVFYKIDTASPLNPEAAVLYEKDIQLFKSKVVDSVKVCTARLFDQPKIEDPYAISFSPWNPSVHDEAREKMLTQKKKPEEQHNKSVHVAGLSWVKPGSVQPFSKEEKTVAT, encoded by the exons ATGAACCCTTTCTGGAGCATGTCTACAAGCTCTGTACGCAAA CGGTCTGATGGTGAAGAGAAGACATTAACAGGGGATGTGAAAACCAGTCCTCCACGCACTGCTCCAAAGAAACAGCTGCCTTCTATTCCCAAAAATGCTTTGCCCATAACTAAGCCTACATCTCCTGCCCCAGCAACACAGTCAACAAATGGCACACATGCTTCCTACGGACCTTTCTACCTGGAATACTCCCTTCTTGCAGAATT TACCTTGGTTGTGAAGCAGAAGTTACCAGGTGTCTATGTGCAGCCGTCTTATCGATCTGCATTAA TGTGGTTTGGCGTAATATTCATACGGCATGGACTTTATCAAGATGGCGTATTTAAGTTTACAGTTTACATCCCTGATAACTacccagatggtgactgtcca CGTTTGGTGTTTGATATTCCTGTCTTTCACCCGCTAGTGGATCCCACCTCAGGTGAACTGGATGTGAAGAGAGCGTTTGCAAAATGGAG GCGGAACCATAATCACATTTGGCAAGTACTGATGTACGCAAGGCGAGTCTTCTACAAGATTGATACAGCAAGCCCCCTAAACCCAGAGGCTGCAGTACT GTACGAGAAAGatattcagctttttaaaagtaaagtggTTGACAGCGTTAAGGTGTGCACTGCTCGCTTGTTTGACCAACCTAAAATAGAAGACCCCTATGCAATTAG CTTTTCTCCATGGAATCCTTCTGTCCATGATGAAGCCAGAGAGAAGATGCTGACTCAGAAA AAGAAGCCTGAAGAACAGCACAATAAAAGTGTTCATGTTGCTGGCCTGTCATGGGTAAAGCCTGGCTCAGTACAACCTTTcagtaaagaagagaaaacagtaGCGACCTAA